Genomic window (Candidatus Zixiibacteriota bacterium):
GTATGCCGGTCTGGGTGCGCGCCCGTTCTGGATGACCGCTGTACTGGCGCCTCGGTTTCTGGCTTCGGCTTTTGCCGCCGGCCCCGCGCTTTTGATTTTACTCTGTCTGCTTCTGCGCAAAATCACGAAATTCAATGCCGGTGATGAGCCGATTCGAAAACTCTCGGTGATTGTTACCTATGCCATGATCGTCAATGTGTTTTTAGTGTTGATGGAGTTCTTCACCGCTTTCTATTCCAGCATCCCGGAGCATACCGCTCATTTCAAATACATGTATTTCGGACTGGATGGAAAAGCCAATTTGGTGCCATGGATGTGGACCTCGGTGGTGCTGTCAATTGCAGCTTTAGCGCTATTGATCGTACCCAAATGGCGGAGAAACTTCAAGCTTTTGACCGTCGCCTGTTTTGCGGTCTTCATCGGCCTCTGGATCGACAAAGGACTGGGCCTGATCGTCACTGGATTCGTTCCCACGGTCCTCGGCGAGGTTGTCGAATACGCTCCGACCTTCCCGGAGATCATGATAACTATCGCGATCTACGCAGTGGGGGCATTGATCGTGACTGTCTTCTACAAGGTCGCTCTGACAGTTCGGGGCGAAATCATCTACGACCGAATCAAACCGGGTGCAAAACCGCAGTCGGTAGAGACTATCGGTTCCTGACAGGTATATATAATGCTTATTTTACGATGCCGGACATGAGTGATCATCTCCGGCATCGTGCTGTTTCGGAGTAAATGATATGGATAAATCTGATGTCGTTATAATCGGGGGTGTGGCCTGCGGATGTAAAACCGCCGCTTCACTGGCCCGTCGCA
Coding sequences:
- a CDS encoding menaquinol oxidoreductase; its protein translation is MIENALTGSKRYWTWVGFLLVVIFIGFLFYLRQFHEGLGITGLSRDITWGFYIAQLTFLVGVAASAVMVVLPYYLHNYKAFGKITILGEFLAIGSVVMCVLFVVVDLGQPFRAFNLFLYPTPNSMLFWDTIVLSGYLILNALISVVTLSAERKGIAPPNWIRPVIIFSIPWAVSIHTVTAFLYAGLGARPFWMTAVLAPRFLASAFAAGPALLILLCLLLRKITKFNAGDEPIRKLSVIVTYAMIVNVFLVLMEFFTAFYSSIPEHTAHFKYMYFGLDGKANLVPWMWTSVVLSIAALALLIVPKWRRNFKLLTVACFAVFIGLWIDKGLGLIVTGFVPTVLGEVVEYAPTFPEIMITIAIYAVGALIVTVFYKVALTVRGEIIYDRIKPGAKPQSVETIGS